TACTTATGCATATTCCGCGGAAGATCGAACTATAGAGGTTCGCATTGGGAGTGATGATGGGGTCATGGCTTGGGTAAATGGTAAGATGGTGTTAAAAAGAGAGGTGTTCCGTACAGCCTCACTTGATCAAAATATTGTCAGGACGAGATTTTCTAAAGGATGGAACATGATTTTGCTTAAGATTGCCGAGACAAGTGGAAGTTGGGGTTTCTATTTTAGAATTACAGATATGCAGGGATTCCCTATAGAGGATATCGTGTTTGATACAGAACGTGACGAAGTTAGAGCAAAAAATGTTATTAAAGATATACATGCCAGGAGAATGTTAGAGCTTGCAGGAATCGGGTTGATTGTTGTTATAGCAGGTGTTTTTATCTCGTGGGTTTTTGTATATCTTGGCATCCGAATATATCAAAAAATAGAAACCCGTCGTATGCAGCAGAGATTTATGTTGAATGTTTCTCATGAATTAAAAACACCTTTGACTGCTATGCAGATATCAGTAGAAACCCTGCAGCAGTCACGGATAAAAGATCCTGAAAAAAATAGGCGTTATTTAAATCATATTTCGGGTCAAGTCAGCATATTAACACAATTCATAGAAAACATTCTCAGTTTTTCTAAAATTAAGCGCGGTGTGAGAGAATATGATTTAAAAAAACAAGATATTGTAGAAATTGTTAAAGAAAGTATAGCTTTTTTTTCTACGGCATACATAGAAAAAACTCCAAACATAAAATCGACTTTTGGAACCAGTCCTGTATATGTCAATATCGATAAAGATGCGATTATACACGTAGTTCTTAATCTCCTTAATAATGCTCATCATTATTCAGATAAGAATCAACCTATAGACGTCATTGTGCGTTGTGAACCCAAGACTCGATACGCAGTTATTGAAGTTGTTGATAGAGGTATCGGTATACCTAGAAAAGAGATAAAGAGAATATACGGGGAGTTCTATCGTGGAAAACGAGGGTCAGGATATTGGTCTAAGGGCAGTGGACTGGGATTAGCATTAACGCGATATCTTGTTAAAGCGCACAAAGGATACATTGAAGTCCAAAGTACCATTAATAAGGGTAGCCGGTTTATCGTACGATTACCTTTATATGAACAATAAATAACATATCAAGGGGAAAGCCGATGGGAAAAATTTTAGTGATTGAAGATGATCCTGTAATTCTTGAAGGTATAGTAGATAACCTGGAACAGGAAGGATATTCTGTTATTACAGCAATGGATGGCAAAACAGGTCTAAATATGGCATTAGACTCATCACTTGATTGTATTATTCTTGATGTCATGTTACCCAAGATGAATGGCCTTGAAATTTGCAGAGAATTGAGAGAACGCAATGTTAAAAGGCCCATACTTATGTTAACTGTAAGATCTGATGAGGTTGATAAGGTGCTTGGATTAGAAATTGGAGCTGATGATTATTTAACAAAACCTTTTAGTATTCACGAACTCATAGCGCGTATTCACGCGTTACTTAGAAGAGTAAAACGACAGCAAACTGTGCGTTCTCTGGATACATATTCATTTGGAGACGTCCATATCGATTTTAGGAAATATAGAGTCAAAAGAGGCTCACGGATATATCGTTTAAAAGCGAGAGAATGTGAGGTTTTGAAGTATATAATTGAACGAAAAGAAGAGGTTGTAAATCGCAGTGATATTCTGAGAGATGTTTGGAATTATAAATTTGCGCTTTCAAGCCGTAGTATCGATAATTATATTGTTCGTCTGCGAAAAATGATTGAGAAAGACCCTGCTAGACCAATACATATCTTAAATGTTAGAGGGGTCGGCTATAAGTTTATAGATTAGTTTAGTCTGCCAATATAGAGCCTTCCATTTACCTCCTTATCTTCATATTAAAGATTACATAAGTTTTACACTTCTGTGACAAACAGTGACGAATTATCTGATACACTTTAGAGTGAGAGGTTAAAAAAGCCGTTCTTTTTGTGAAGATATAAAAAGAACAGATAATCGATGTGTTTTTTTAAGATCTTGGCAGAGAAAATATGGAGGTGTTTTATGATGAACTTTAAAAGAATTAATAATTTAAAGGTTAGAGCATTATTTATATGTCTATTATTTATTTTAAACACCTCTGTATATGGTATAGAGATATCTAATAAAACGCACCTCAGGATACCGTTTGCAACTGCAATGGATAGTGATGGTGTTCGTGGAGGAGCCCCAGGGTTTATAACAAAATTTCAATATTTAGTCGCAGAACAATGGATTGGGAAGAATAATGCATTGAGCTCAGAAAATAGGCGGGAGGATTTAGAAGCGGAGTTTGGCGTAGAAGGCGAGATAAAAATATATATTGTCCCGGGTTTTTTGAAAGGCACAAGTCTGCCAGCTTATTTGAAAACTAGAGCAGGTATTGTCATTGTGGATGCTGATACTTTTAATCAAGAAGACGGAAAAATATTATTACAACATGAGGTAGAGGAACTTGCAGTGACAATTAAGTACAGAGACAGAGATTCCGAATTTGCACGTATACCTGATTCAGAAGAACGTAAGCAGGCATTTGCTGAATATTTAGATACAGGTGATCCTGATGAGATTAGAGCTTTGTTGTTGAGCTTTCACGATCACGATAGTGTAACTCGATTACCTGCAAGGCTCGTGGAACTAATTAGAGATGTAGAAGTGGAGGAATCACCTATACGACGGGCTGAAGTACCTGACGCAGATAGGCCAGTACGTGGAGCAGGATTTTCTAGACGAGATTTCCTTAGATTTACAACAGAAATGCTAGCTCTACCAACATTAGAATCAGTTTATCGAACGCTGCATAGAGGCATATCAACAACTGCTGCTGTT
This is a stretch of genomic DNA from bacterium. It encodes these proteins:
- a CDS encoding response regulator transcription factor — its product is MGKILVIEDDPVILEGIVDNLEQEGYSVITAMDGKTGLNMALDSSLDCIILDVMLPKMNGLEICRELRERNVKRPILMLTVRSDEVDKVLGLEIGADDYLTKPFSIHELIARIHALLRRVKRQQTVRSLDTYSFGDVHIDFRKYRVKRGSRIYRLKARECEVLKYIIERKEEVVNRSDILRDVWNYKFALSSRSIDNYIVRLRKMIEKDPARPIHILNVRGVGYKFID
- a CDS encoding tetratricopeptide repeat protein; the protein is MEELSPSEIEMDSQSRANKEAEFIKYRNLGQYDKAIAILEELIHSFPLVVGYYIDMGDTYLQGLDRPKEAIKYFWKVVELNPDLSYIYAYIALCYERLGELEEAKKFYQKSLEFSTNLYWFSFAKSHLLAIKLAQESFFVTDWYVIGPFSYELERGLDTVYPPEKDVKLDSVYEGDIGLVTWSKIIPSENLGYVNLNSMFSPNDNTIAYALTYAYSAEDRTIEVRIGSDDGVMAWVNGKMVLKREVFRTASLDQNIVRTRFSKGWNMILLKIAETSGSWGFYFRITDMQGFPIEDIVFDTERDEVRAKNVIKDIHARRMLELAGIGLIVVIAGVFISWVFVYLGIRIYQKIETRRMQQRFMLNVSHELKTPLTAMQISVETLQQSRIKDPEKNRRYLNHISGQVSILTQFIENILSFSKIKRGVREYDLKKQDIVEIVKESIAFFSTAYIEKTPNIKSTFGTSPVYVNIDKDAIIHVVLNLLNNAHHYSDKNQPIDVIVRCEPKTRYAVIEVVDRGIGIPRKEIKRIYGEFYRGKRGSGYWSKGSGLGLALTRYLVKAHKGYIEVQSTINKGSRFIVRLPLYEQ